The Streptomyces sp. NBC_01463 DNA window GGGGCGGCGAATGCGGGCGTCGTCACTGGCCTTCTCCTTCGGCGGTGCGCCGGGCGCGGGAGCGGAGCAGCTCGGCGGCGAGGGGAATGAGGGAGACCGCGACCACCACGGCGACGACCGGCAGCAGATAGCGGTCGATGTTCGGCACGGAGGACCCCAGCCCGTATCCGGCGAGGACCAGGCCGGCCGTCCAGATGACACCGCCGACGGCCTGCCACAGCGTGAAGAGGCGCACCGGCACGTTCAGCGCACCGGCCAGGGGGTTGAGCACCGTGCGCACCACGGGGACGAAGCGGGCCAGCACGATCGCACGGCCGTGCCCGTACCGGGCGAGCAGCTCCTCGGCGCGGTCCGCGCCCTCGCGGAGCCGCCCGGCGCTCCGGCGGGCGAGCAGAGCGCGGCCGCCGCGCCTGCCGATCCCGTACCCGGTCTGCGCGCCGAGCAGCGCACCTGCCACCGCGGCCACCAGTACCTGGGGCAACGACAGAGCGACCGGCCCGTGGGTC harbors:
- a CDS encoding DedA family protein, which gives rise to MPVLLSAPPPLAVNPLDAGSLLSAFGVLGIAVVLFAETGLLVGFFLPGDSLLFTAGLLCVPGTHGPVALSLPQVLVAAVAGALLGAQTGYGIGRRGGRALLARRSAGRLREGADRAEELLARYGHGRAIVLARFVPVVRTVLNPLAGALNVPVRLFTLWQAVGGVIWTAGLVLAGYGLGSSVPNIDRYLLPVVAVVVAVSLIPLAAELLRSRARRTAEGEGQ